From Coffea arabica cultivar ET-39 chromosome 10e, Coffea Arabica ET-39 HiFi, whole genome shotgun sequence, one genomic window encodes:
- the LOC140015302 gene encoding protein S-acyltransferase 21-like isoform X2, with protein MARRHGWQLPAHTFQVVAITVFFLLSVAFYAFFAPFLGKDIYEYIAIGIYSFLALCVFILYVRCTAIDPADPGILIEPDKTLTHRSQNNSEFPEEPSKVGLNNEGKSEQHSSGCCSTVGGLFCGFLVKADCRKDEDHLQEQNGEEEALFCTLCNAEVRKFSKHCRSCDKCVDGFDHHCRWLNNCVGRKNYITFVCLMAASLVWLAFECAVGIMVLVRCFADRKATEHQITDRLGDGFSRPPFATVVALCTAVSFLATVPLGELFFFHIILIRKGITTYEYVVAMRTQSEPPGPSIDGEEQQSLPSSPTSSAVTAISGRSSLGKGLQYKGAWCTPPRIFMDHQDEIIPHLEPGRLPSTVDPDTLQADKGKKVAQRPVRISAWKLAKLDSNEAIKAGAKARASSSVLRPVSSRHHQHDGDHLSSTNMSGKSSPTSTNQGFYERNARAGTSRLSSTKSSCPPSLASREDIETCGHSISNLSSPLAANLTPSPQGLESSNRGHFNPIYQSSAEQSPWSVKAGDGNGNEAGVGDDLNQNLARKNNPGVTENPKSSVYWDQEAGRFVSAATRNTGSCSSQVSGTELTYTGQSIFFGGPLVSEQLGRGGTRSGGGLAAGPQRSSGSSLYQQGRTQRGGQLPVFVPSDSQQNQFSSRFQ; from the exons GTGGTGGCAATAACTGTTTTCTTCCTGCTATCTGTTGCTTTCTATGCCTTTTTTGCTCCCTTTCTTGGGAAGGACATCTATGAATACATAGCCATTGGTATTTATTCCTTTCTG GCTCTCTGTGTGTTTATACTTTATGTTAGATGCACAGCCATTGATCCTGCTGATCCTGGCATTCTCATCGAACCTGACAAGACATTgactcataggtcacagaacaACTCAGAGTTCCCTG AGGAGCCAAGCAAGGTAGGATTGAACAATGAAGGAAAATCCGAACAACATAGCTCAGGTTGCTGTTCGACAGTTGGAGGGCTCTTTTGTGGTTTTCTCGTGAAGGCCGATTGTCGGAAAGATGAAGACCATTTACAGGAGCAAAATGGAGAGGAAGAGGCTTTGTTCTGCACATTGTGCAATGCTGAG GTTCGAAAATTCAGTAAACATTGCCGGAGTTGTGACAAATGTGTTGATGGATTTGATCATCATTGCCGG TGGCTAAATAATTGTGTGGGAAGGAAAAATTATATCACTTTTGTGTGCCTAATGGCAGCAAGCCTTGTCTGG CTTGCTTTTGAGTGTGCGGTGGGCATTATGGTCCTTGTTCGTTGCTTTGCTGATAGAAAGGCTACAGAACATCAGATAACAGATAGACTTGGGGATGGATTCTCTCGACCCCCATTTGCCACTGTGGTG GCACTCTGCACAGCTGTTTCTTTTCTTGCAACTGTGCCTCTGGGTGAACTGTTCTTTTTCCACATAATTTTGATTAGAAAG GGTATTACAACATACGAGTATGTTGTTGCTATGAGGACCCAGAGTGAACCTCCTGGACCCTCTATCGACGGAGAAGAACAGCAGAGCCTGCCATCATCGCCAACAAGTTCTGCTGTGACTGCAATTAGTGGTAGAAGTTCTCTTGGAAAGGGCTTGCAGTATAAAGGTGCTTGGTGCACTCCTCCTAGAATCTTTATGGACCATCAG GATGAGATTATCCCTCATCTAGAGCCAGGACGCTTACCATCCACAGTTGATCCAGATACATTACAAGCTGACAAGGGGAAAAAGGTGGCGCAGCGTCCAGTCCGAATTAGTGCATGGAAACTTGCAAAACTAGATTCTAACGAGGCAATTAAAGCTGGTGCCAAGGCTAGAGCTTCTTCATCTGTTCTTCGTCCAGTGAGTTCTAGACATCATCAGCATGATGGTGATCATTTGTCGAGTACAAATATGAGCGGTAAAAGCAGTCCAACGAGTACGAACCAGGGATTTTATGAAAGGAATGCTCGGGCAGGAACATCAAGGTTATCTTCCACGAAGAGCTCATGTCCACCAAGTCTTGCAAGCAGAGAAGATATTGAAACATGTGGTCACAGCATTAGTAATTTAAGCAGTCCTCTTGCGGCAAATCTCACTCCTTCCCCACAGGGGCTGGAATCTTCGAACAGAGGCCACTTCAACCCAATATATCAGTCCTCTGCAGAACAATCACCTTGGTCGGTGAAAGCCGGTGATGGGAATGGGAATGAGGCTGGTGTAGGAGATGATCTGAACCAGAACCTTGCGAGGAAAAACAATCCTGGAGTTACGGAAAACCCCAAGTCGTCAGTGTATTGGGATCAGGAAGCTGGGCGGTTTGTGTCTGCAGCGACAAGAAACACTGGTTCTTGTTCCTCCCAGGTTTCTGGAACTGAGCTCACGTACACGGGCCAATCCATTTTCTTTGGTGGCCCATTGGTGAGCGAGCAGCTAGGTAGAGGAGGGACGAGAAGCGGCGGCGGATTGGCAGCTGGACCGCAACGAAGCTCGGGATCAAGTTTGTATCAGCAGGGTAGAACACAGCGGGGAGGTCAGCTTCCTGTGTTCGTTCCGAGCGACTCGCAGCAAAACCAATTTTCTTCTAGGTTTCAATGA
- the LOC140015304 gene encoding MLO-like protein 9, giving the protein MAGDRAGRTLEKTPTWAVALVSAVIVVVSILLEKALHGIGKTFQRKRKEALNEALEKIKAELMVLGFISLILTFGQNYISKICIPLKVAETMLPCSHKDPEVEGEHHRRLLWNEHRFLAADSPATACKSEYVPVISVNGLHQLHIFIFFLAVFHVIFGAMTMTLGRLQTRGWKEWEREAVRETEASNDTSRFRLTHETSFVRDNTGSMARNPILFYPVCFYRQFFRSVRKADYMTMRHGFISVHLAPGSKFDFQKYIRRSLEDDFKIVVGISPTLWASAVIYLLLNVGGSQIMIWLSLMPLVTILAVGTKLQAIITQMAVEIQERHAVVQGIPLVQVSDRHFWFSRPHLILHLIHFTLFQNAFEITFLIWTTYEFGIHSCFYEGLELSILRVVMGVAVQVLCSYITLPLYALVTQMGSHIKKSIFDEQTKKALTKWTLNAKKKNNVKPGTPQKQRLGGSPVESPENSPKLAAGPSSTSGLEMSGLELRKPHGQHSSAANITASVDIPDPPHTPPPNDVGDLLSAP; this is encoded by the exons ATGGCGGGAGATCGTGCAGGAAGGACTCTGGAGAAGACACCCACCTGGGCAGTTGCATTGGTCTCTGCTGTCATCGTTGTTGTCTCCATATTGTTGGAGAAAGCGCTTCATGGAATCGGGAAG ACTTTCCAAAGGAAGCGCAAGGAAGCTCTGAATGAAGCTCTAGAGAAAATTAAAGCCG AGCTTATGGTTCTGGGATTTATTTCCTTAATTCTGACTTTTGGTCAGAACTACATATCCAAAATCTGTATTCCTCTAAAGGTTGCAGAAACTATGTTACCATGTTCCCATAAAGATCCAGAGGTTGAGGGAGAACATCATAGAAGGCTCCTATGGAATGAACATAGGTTTTTGGCAGCAGACTCTCCAGCAACCGCATGCAAAAGT gaatatgTACCTGTTATATCTGTCAATGGGTTGCACCAGCTACATATCTTCATATTTTTCTTGGCCGTATTCCATGTAATTTTTGGTGCCATGACGATGACCCTTGGAAGATTGCAG ACTCGTGGATGGAAGGAATGGGAACGGGAGGCAGTTCGTGAAACTGAAGCATCCAACG ATACTTCAAGATTCAGGCTTACACACGAGACATCATTTGTTAGAGACAATACTGGTTCCATGGCCAGAAACCCCATACTATTTTACCCT GTATGCTTTTACCGACAATTTTTTAGGTCCGTCCGTAAAGCTGACTACATGACCATGCGCCATGGATTCATTTCG GTCCATTTGGCTCCAGGAAGTAAGTTTGACTTTCAAAAATACATCAGAAGGTCGTTAGAAGATGACTTCAAGATCGTTGTGGGAATCAG TCCAACATTATGGGCTTCAGCAGTGATCTATCTGCTACTCAATGTAGGCG GATCACAGATTATGATCTGGCTGTCTCTAATGCCCCTAGTG ACTATACTAGCAGTTGGCACGAAGCTGCAGGCAATTATAACACAGATGGCAGTTGAAATCCAAGAAAGACATGCTGTAGTCCAGGGCATACCCCTTGTTCAAGTCTCAGACAGACACTTTTGGTTCAGCAGACCTCATCTCATCCTACATCTTATCCATTTTACCCTCTTCCAG AATGCCTTCGAGATAACATTCCTCATTTGGACGACG tatgAATTTGGCATCCATTCGTGCTTTTACGAGGGCCTCGAACTTTCCATTCTGAGAGTTGTCATGGG GGTAGCCGTCCAAGTATTGTGCAGCTACATCACACTTCCCCTCTACGCTCTCGTTACACAG ATGGGTTCGCATATTAAGAAATCCATATTCGACGAACAAACTAAAAAGGCGCTCACGAAATGGACTTTGAAcgccaaaaagaaaaacaacgtCAAGCCCGGCACGCCTCAAAAGCAGAGGCTGGGAGGGAGCCCCGTCGAATCGCCCGAGAATTCCCCAAAGCTTGCTGCAGGTCCATCGTCGACGTCGGGCTTGGAGATGAGTGGTTTGGAGTTGCGGAAGCCCCACGGGCAGCATAGCAGCGCGGCTAACATCACTGCCAGTGTGGACATTCCCGACCCTCCTCATACTCCTCCTCCCAACGATGTCGGTGATCTGCTCAGCGCCCCCTGA
- the LOC140015302 gene encoding protein S-acyltransferase 21-like isoform X1 — translation MARRHGWQLPAHTFQVVAITVFFLLSVAFYAFFAPFLGKDIYEYIAIGIYSFLALCVFILYVRCTAIDPADPGILIEPDKTLTHRSQNNSEFPEEPSKVGLNNEGKSEQHSSGCCSTVGGLFCGFLVKADCRKDEDHLQEQNGEEEALFCTLCNAEVRKFSKHCRSCDKCVDGFDHHCRWLNNCVGRKNYITFVCLMAASLVWRVFWGQLAFECAVGIMVLVRCFADRKATEHQITDRLGDGFSRPPFATVVALCTAVSFLATVPLGELFFFHIILIRKGITTYEYVVAMRTQSEPPGPSIDGEEQQSLPSSPTSSAVTAISGRSSLGKGLQYKGAWCTPPRIFMDHQDEIIPHLEPGRLPSTVDPDTLQADKGKKVAQRPVRISAWKLAKLDSNEAIKAGAKARASSSVLRPVSSRHHQHDGDHLSSTNMSGKSSPTSTNQGFYERNARAGTSRLSSTKSSCPPSLASREDIETCGHSISNLSSPLAANLTPSPQGLESSNRGHFNPIYQSSAEQSPWSVKAGDGNGNEAGVGDDLNQNLARKNNPGVTENPKSSVYWDQEAGRFVSAATRNTGSCSSQVSGTELTYTGQSIFFGGPLVSEQLGRGGTRSGGGLAAGPQRSSGSSLYQQGRTQRGGQLPVFVPSDSQQNQFSSRFQ, via the exons GTGGTGGCAATAACTGTTTTCTTCCTGCTATCTGTTGCTTTCTATGCCTTTTTTGCTCCCTTTCTTGGGAAGGACATCTATGAATACATAGCCATTGGTATTTATTCCTTTCTG GCTCTCTGTGTGTTTATACTTTATGTTAGATGCACAGCCATTGATCCTGCTGATCCTGGCATTCTCATCGAACCTGACAAGACATTgactcataggtcacagaacaACTCAGAGTTCCCTG AGGAGCCAAGCAAGGTAGGATTGAACAATGAAGGAAAATCCGAACAACATAGCTCAGGTTGCTGTTCGACAGTTGGAGGGCTCTTTTGTGGTTTTCTCGTGAAGGCCGATTGTCGGAAAGATGAAGACCATTTACAGGAGCAAAATGGAGAGGAAGAGGCTTTGTTCTGCACATTGTGCAATGCTGAG GTTCGAAAATTCAGTAAACATTGCCGGAGTTGTGACAAATGTGTTGATGGATTTGATCATCATTGCCGG TGGCTAAATAATTGTGTGGGAAGGAAAAATTATATCACTTTTGTGTGCCTAATGGCAGCAAGCCTTGTCTGG AGAGTTTTTTGGGGTCAGCTTGCTTTTGAGTGTGCGGTGGGCATTATGGTCCTTGTTCGTTGCTTTGCTGATAGAAAGGCTACAGAACATCAGATAACAGATAGACTTGGGGATGGATTCTCTCGACCCCCATTTGCCACTGTGGTG GCACTCTGCACAGCTGTTTCTTTTCTTGCAACTGTGCCTCTGGGTGAACTGTTCTTTTTCCACATAATTTTGATTAGAAAG GGTATTACAACATACGAGTATGTTGTTGCTATGAGGACCCAGAGTGAACCTCCTGGACCCTCTATCGACGGAGAAGAACAGCAGAGCCTGCCATCATCGCCAACAAGTTCTGCTGTGACTGCAATTAGTGGTAGAAGTTCTCTTGGAAAGGGCTTGCAGTATAAAGGTGCTTGGTGCACTCCTCCTAGAATCTTTATGGACCATCAG GATGAGATTATCCCTCATCTAGAGCCAGGACGCTTACCATCCACAGTTGATCCAGATACATTACAAGCTGACAAGGGGAAAAAGGTGGCGCAGCGTCCAGTCCGAATTAGTGCATGGAAACTTGCAAAACTAGATTCTAACGAGGCAATTAAAGCTGGTGCCAAGGCTAGAGCTTCTTCATCTGTTCTTCGTCCAGTGAGTTCTAGACATCATCAGCATGATGGTGATCATTTGTCGAGTACAAATATGAGCGGTAAAAGCAGTCCAACGAGTACGAACCAGGGATTTTATGAAAGGAATGCTCGGGCAGGAACATCAAGGTTATCTTCCACGAAGAGCTCATGTCCACCAAGTCTTGCAAGCAGAGAAGATATTGAAACATGTGGTCACAGCATTAGTAATTTAAGCAGTCCTCTTGCGGCAAATCTCACTCCTTCCCCACAGGGGCTGGAATCTTCGAACAGAGGCCACTTCAACCCAATATATCAGTCCTCTGCAGAACAATCACCTTGGTCGGTGAAAGCCGGTGATGGGAATGGGAATGAGGCTGGTGTAGGAGATGATCTGAACCAGAACCTTGCGAGGAAAAACAATCCTGGAGTTACGGAAAACCCCAAGTCGTCAGTGTATTGGGATCAGGAAGCTGGGCGGTTTGTGTCTGCAGCGACAAGAAACACTGGTTCTTGTTCCTCCCAGGTTTCTGGAACTGAGCTCACGTACACGGGCCAATCCATTTTCTTTGGTGGCCCATTGGTGAGCGAGCAGCTAGGTAGAGGAGGGACGAGAAGCGGCGGCGGATTGGCAGCTGGACCGCAACGAAGCTCGGGATCAAGTTTGTATCAGCAGGGTAGAACACAGCGGGGAGGTCAGCTTCCTGTGTTCGTTCCGAGCGACTCGCAGCAAAACCAATTTTCTTCTAGGTTTCAATGA